In the Rubrivivax gelatinosus IL144 genome, CCCAGCGGCCGACCTTGACCTCGACGGCCGGCGCGCCGGCCTCGTAGCGTTCGAGCGCCGTGCGCAGCGCCGCCGGCACCGGCCGCGGGACCTGCCCCGCGACGTCGGTGAAGACGTAGACCAGCTCGCCGGCGACGACCGTCGTCGCGCCGCGCCAGGCCACCGCATCGAAGCTGATCGACGAGTTGCCGATGCGCCGGCAGCGGATGCCGACGTCCAGCAGGTCGTCGTAGCGCGCGCTGCTGCGGTACTCCAGGCTCGCCTTGCGCACGAACAGATCGCCGTCCAGCGCCGCCAGCGTCGCCTCGTACGGCAGCGCCAGCGCGCGCCAGTAGCCGGCGATCGCGGTGTCGAAATAGCTCAGGTAATGGGCGTTGAAGACGACCTTCTGGGCGTCGACCTCGGACCAGCGCACGCGCAGGCGTTCGCTGAAGCGGAAATCGGTTCGGTTCAGGTTGTTCACGGGTTCCAGGCCTCGCGCAGGGCCGCGGCGGCAGCGTCGAGCGCCGCGTGGGCGTCGGGCAGCGCGCGGCCCATCTTGATGAAGTCGTGGGTCATGCCTCGGGCGATCTCCAGCGCCACCGGCACGCTGTGCAGGCGCAGCCGGTCGGCGTAGGCGATGCCTTCGTCGACCAGCGGGTCGCACTCGGCCAGCAGCAGGCAGGCCGGCGCGACGCCCTCCAGATCCTCGGCCTCCAGCGGCGCGAAGCGCCAGTCGTGGCGGTGGTGGTAGTCGATGTAGTGGTCGAAGAACCAGGCGATCGTCGCGGCGTCGATCAAAAAGCCGTTGGCGAAGAGCTTGTGGCTGGCGGTGTCGGCGTGCGCCGTCGTGCCCGGCGTCACCAGCAGCTGCAGCGCCAGGGGAAGGCCGATGTCGCGGGCGTGGATCGCGCTGGCCGCGGCCAGCGTGCCGCCGGCACTGTCACCACCGACGGCCAGCCGGGCGCCGTCCAGCCCCAGCGTGGCGGTGTTCGCTGCTAGCCAGGCCATCGCCGCCCAGGCGTCGTCGACCGCGGTCGGAAAGCGATGTTCGGGCGCGAGCCGGTAGTCCAGCGCGACGACGGCGCCGCCGCTGCGCCGCGCGAGTTGGCGGCACAGGCTGTCGTGGGTCTCCAGGCTGCCGATGACGAAGCCGCCGCCGTGCAGGTACAGCAGCGGCGGCAGGCGCTCGTGCGAGGGCGCGTACAGCCGCGCACGCAGCGGCGTGCCGTCGGCGGCGGGGATCGTGAAGTTCTCGACACGGGCCAGCGGCGCACGCGGCAGGTCCAGCACTTCGGCGGCAGTTTCGTAGGCGGCGCGGGCGGCCGCGGGTTCCATCGCATGGAAGGGCCTGCGTTCGGCGCGGCGGATGCGTTCGAGCAGGCCCGCCATTGCGGGTTTCAGCAGATGCGTTCCCAAGGTGGCCGCGAGGATACTGGGCCGATGGCCCGAATGCTCTACGTCACCCAGATCGACCTCGATTTCGGCGCGGTGCGCCTGCTGCGCGGCGAGTGCGAACGCACCGGCATGCGCCGCCCGCTCGTCGTCACCGACGTCGGCGTGCGCGCCGCCGGCGTGCTGCAGCCGGCGCTCGACGCGCTCGGCGACCTGCCGCACGCGGTCTACGACGGCACGCCGTCCAACCCGACCGAAGCCGCGGTGCGCGACGCCGTGCGCGTCTGGCGCGAACACGGCTGCGACGGGCTGGTGGCCGTCGGCGGCGGCTCGTCGATCGACCTGG is a window encoding:
- a CDS encoding YbgC/FadM family acyl-CoA thioesterase, translating into MNRTDFRFSERLRVRWSEVDAQKVVFNAHYLSYFDTAIAGYWRALALPYEATLAALDGDLFVRKASLEYRSSARYDDLLDVGIRCRRIGNSSISFDAVAWRGATTVVAGELVYVFTDVAGQVPRPVPAALRTALERYEAGAPAVEVKVGRWAELGRDAQAIRSAVFVQEQGIPAELEWDAADAGAMHAVAINGVGAAVATGRWLDTDEPGVARIGRMAVLAPLRSGGVGRAVLDALVASAREAGREALMLHAQASAVAFYHRAGFEPVGPEFVEAGIPHQEMRRRL
- a CDS encoding alpha/beta hydrolase → MAGLLERIRRAERRPFHAMEPAAARAAYETAAEVLDLPRAPLARVENFTIPAADGTPLRARLYAPSHERLPPLLYLHGGGFVIGSLETHDSLCRQLARRSGGAVVALDYRLAPEHRFPTAVDDAWAAMAWLAANTATLGLDGARLAVGGDSAGGTLAAASAIHARDIGLPLALQLLVTPGTTAHADTASHKLFANGFLIDAATIAWFFDHYIDYHHRHDWRFAPLEAEDLEGVAPACLLLAECDPLVDEGIAYADRLRLHSVPVALEIARGMTHDFIKMGRALPDAHAALDAAAAALREAWNP